From a region of the Primulina eburnea isolate SZY01 chromosome 7, ASM2296580v1, whole genome shotgun sequence genome:
- the LOC140836142 gene encoding uncharacterized protein: MVGAPISYSGHYPAAAGGADQTQASPYQMYATPNSPISTLLPYNGLPPHAASFHPSSAPINTSYLYPPTYPPNPSLASPPPTYAPANLYHPPFPNYPPNPVQSQPPPAVTGYPPQQLGALNLHNQAPSAYPFSVQPTGTYPPPSSTAQYYPPNNSIAQPGIYQSQPANPGVYPPPRH; the protein is encoded by the exons ATGGTCGGAGCACCAATTTCGTACTCCGGGCACTATCCTGCCGCCGCCGGTGGTGCCGATCAAACACAAGCTTCGCCATACCAGATGTATGCAACGCCAAACTCGCCCATTTCCACACTCTTGCCATACAACGGATTGCCGCCGCACGCCGCCTCTTTCCATCCATCATCTGCTCCGATCAATACTAGCTATCTCTATCCTCCAACTTATCCCCCAAATCCGTCGTTGGCAAGCCCGCCGCCCACCTACGCCCCAGCGAATCTTTATCATCCTCCGTTTCCCAACTACCCTCCAAACCCAGTACAGAGCCAGCCGCCGCCGGCTGTAACAGGCTATCCTCCGCAGCAGCTTGGTGCGCTGAATCTTCACAATCAGGCTCCAAGTGCTTACCCTTTTTCAG TGCAGCCGACTGGAACCTACCCACCCCCTTCATCTACCGCGCAATACTATCCGCCGAATAATTCCATAGCCCAACCGGGCATCTACCAGTCGCAACCTGCGAACCCCGGAGTCTATCCACCACCCCGACATTGA